The genomic stretch AGTGGCTGGAGGATCTCCTCtagagttttaggccagcctggtctatggtcTAGGTAgtcagttccaggctagccagagctccacagggagatcctatctcaaaatgaagaaacaaataatGTTCTCATTTGGAGAATGACTGGGATTTCCTCTAAAACTCCTCTGGAAGCCTtaccacagaaagaaaagaacctggCCTTgtagtgtttcatttttaatttttattatttatttatttatttgggtttttcaagagaaggtttttctgtgtagctctggttgtcctggaactcactctgtagactagactgatTCCCCTGCTTGTGTCTCTCAAATgacaggattaaaggtgtgtgctcacTACTGTGCCCAGTTTCCTAATCCAGCTTGATTCCTAAGTAAATGTGAGATTCAAGCCATTTCCTAAAGTGTTTTACTTGATAAATTGTATTGCGCCAGTCATGACATGCTGACGCATGCCTGGTAATCCCCAGTACTGAGGGGCCTGAGACAGAGGGATTGGTATGAtttttgaggccaacctaggctacaaaatgagattctgtcattatttttattttctgatgcaAGGTTGCattgtgtagccatggctggccttgaacacctctctgcctctgccttgcgagatctgggattaaaggcataaccAACAAACCAGTCCAAGATTTTGTCTCTAAAAGCCCAATTagttaaaataaattagaattagtaactttgtttacttatttacttctTCATTTAAGTGTATATGTTTTTGGCTGAGGTTCTGTATGTGCACTGAAAGTGTGCAGGTACCAAAAAGGGCCAGAAGACAGGCAGAAGCGAATCCCCTGAActagggattaaaggcgtgcgccaccacgcccggctcctcttcttttcttttcttcttctttttttaaaatttgaagtaaGGTCTCACACAGGCTGGCTGGTAGCTTATTGTGTAGAccatggtctacacagtgagtggTCTAtactcacaaagatctgtctaattctgcttcctgaatgctgggactaaaggagtgtgccaccatgaccagcttaTCTAGTTTTCCAGAACTATATCTTTGTCTGGGGGGTATAACTTAGTTGCTGAGTGCTTGTGTAGCTGTTCAAAGCTTTGGATTCAATCCCTAACACTGATATGTGTAGCTACACGTAATGGCATACTTGTAGTATCAACACTCAAACCGAGCCCTGAaaattgctgagtttgaggctaacctgggctacagtgtgaaactgtctcaaaaagccaataataaaactaataaaactgttacaaaatatttatctatttttttatttgtttgttattggGGATTGAACTGCATATTGGCTAGACAAACATGTTATCAttgagctacatttccagcctcttttttctatctatctatctatctatctatctatctatctatctatttatttatttatttattttggttttctgtgacagggtttctctgtgtagccctctgGCTGTTCTGAGACTCTCaatatagaccagggtggcctcaaacttagaggtccacatctgcctctgtcttcttagtgctgggattaaaggcatgcatcacaaCTGCCTggcctatttatttacttttttgacacaggatctctctatgtagtgtcttggctctcttggaacttgctatgtagaaagCTGGCCTCATACTCCACAGAGGTgtgtctacctctgtctccccgagtgctgggattaaaggcatgtatagCTGTGCCCATCTTTTTAATCCAGTTTTATTCCTGAGTAAATGAGGCTTAGATTAAGCCATTTCTCAAAGTATTTCATTTGATAAACTATAAAATTGAAcattcagccaggtgtggtggcacatgcctttaatcccagcactcgggaggcagaggcaggaggatttctgagtttgaggccagcctggtctacaaagtgagttccaggacaggcagggctacacagagaaaccctgtctggaaacaaacaaacaaaaaaaaaaaccaaaccaaataaaattgaACATTCAGGGTGTTGTAGCATACCAGCAGTGGGAGGTTGAGACAGAAATTCAAGACCATCATTAGCAtatgagtttgagccagcctagctacatgagaccctgcgtCAAAAAACAACAAGTTACAAAAAAATTCAAGCTAAGATCCATGTGATCCCAAGTTATTTGTCCTGTAGTCGTGCCCAGCTTGAGTCCTGGTGTTGAAATGGGTTATGACCAGTGACTGGAAAGATAGGGCAGGTGACTATCTGCATGAAATTGACACTCAAGGGAGCGGGAGGTAACTTGGCAGTCTCTTGATACGTGTTTGAATCCCTGAAACCCTGGGTTCCGTcctaagtaacacacacacagcttgggCACAGGTAGGGGTGCCAGAAATAACAGTGACCAGGAGCAGCTGTCATTGTAAGTGTAGAGGGCCAGGGTTACCTGGCCCCTTCCTTCCTGCATCTCTCCCTCTGCAGGCTGGTACAAAAGGCAGAGCTGGTTCGGCTGTCCCAGACCCTGAGCTTGGTGCCCCGTCTACACTGGCTGCTAGTGGAGGACGCTGAGGGCCCTACCCCGCTGGTCTCGGGGCTGTTGGCCGCTTCTGGTCTCCTCTTTACACACCTGGCTGTCCTTACCCCCAAGGCTCAACGGCTTAGGGAAGGTGAGCCAGGCTGGGTCCGGCCCCGAGGAGTGGAGCAGCGCAATAAGGCCCTTGACTGGCTCCGAGGAAAAGGGGGTGCTGTTGGGGGGGAGCAGGATCCACCACCACCAGGGACCCAAGGAGTCGTGTATTTTGCTGACGATGACAACACCTACAGCCGGGAGCTCTTTAAGGAGGTGAGCCCTGAgattaaagacagagaaagagccaGGTGGGACCagctcccttctttctcttgcttaCCCGTGTTGATCTGGGCTGCTGGTGAAGATGGGGAGCACTAGGGGCAGGGGGTCAATAAACAAAGTAGTTCTTTTTCTTGGACcattcttctctgtttcttctctcatcTCCATCAGATGCGTTGGACTCGTGGTGTCTCAGTGTGGCCTGTGGGACTGGTGGGTGGCCTGAGATTTGAAGGTCCTCAGGTACAGGATGGCCGCGTTGTGGGTTTCCACACAGCATGGGAACCCAACAGGCCCTTTCCCTTGGACATGGCGGGATTTGCAGTTGCCCTGCCCTTGCTATTGGCTAAGCCCAATGCCCAGTTTGATGCTACTGCACCCCGGGGCCACCTGGAAAGTAGTCTCCTGAGCCATCTCGTAGATCCCAAGGACCTGGAGCCACGGGCTGCCAACTGTACTCAGGTAAGAGGATGGAGAAAGGCTCTGGGATGAGCAGCTAGCTGAACTGGGAATGGGTGTTTGAACCAGGAGAAATCCTCCAGATCTTGACCAACTTTGCTTTCACTCTATTAAAAAGGCTTCTGAGAGTCAGAGTAGAGCTCCTGCCACTTCATCTTACAGACTAATGTGAGCCCATGTATATATCAGAGAGACAGGGAACACAGCTCCACTTTAGAGGCAGCAAAGTTCTCCCATCCCAAGATTTTATACATTGTATACCAACACTGAATGTagaagaggtggggtggggtggaatccATTTTAGATCTTAACACCCCAGAGCCCTGGTTATGGCTGGTCCTGACCCTAAACTCTCCTTCACAGGTACTGGTATGGCACACCCGGACAGAGAAACCTAAGATGAAGCAAGAGGAGCAGCTACAACGGCAGGGCCAGGGCTCAGACCCAGCCATTGAGGTGTGATGGCAACCTCACCCTGACCTCTACCTTATTTGAGGCACATACCTTGTGGGGCTGGGCTCCAGGCCAGCCCAggatgtggcttttttttttaaaaaaaaagacctgacCCCTGAGAACCAGAGGCAGCCCCTCCAACCACAGGGTGTGTCCCAGttgcttctctcccctcccccagcctgccATGTGGCACTGCCCACATGTTGGGGACAAGCAGCTTCTCTAGTGAGCTAGATCAGCCCCATCTGGGGCAGAGCAGGACAGATGGACTCAGAAAGGAGGGTAGCTGCGGGAAAGGGGTAACTTATTGGGGACAAGCATGCAGTGGGGGGCTAGAGGAgctgggctggaccctccccacCTGAGCATGCGATCCCCTTCCTACCTCTAGAATAAAGAATCTCAACCTGGAAGGGCttcatggttttcttcatttGGCAAACCTACCCAAGAGATCAGGTACCTGTTCTTACACAGGCTGGGTTCCTCCTCTGCACAGTCTTTCAGGCTcccatcagagagagagagacagagacagacagacagacagagaggaagagagcaggagAACAGTGACTTCTGTCCACAAACTTTATTGTAGAATCTGTATACTAGAAACAGTCTCTAGTCCTTTGGTTGTCACTTCCCTGTCGCCCTCATCTGTTCTCAACCTTGGTGGTTTCCACGGAGACAGCTGGGCTCCAGGACACCTGGACTTCTCATTCCAGTCCAGTTCCCCTTGCTCTTAACTCCTATAACCCCAGGGACCTTTCCTTCCCTGAGTCTGAGTAACAAATTGTAAGTTTTCCACATTTGTCCATTttttcccttcccacccccacctcttcaGGTTTCTAGGCCTCAGCTAGAACTTCCTTGGGAGGTTCTTCATCTGGTGGGGCCTCCTCAGGTGCTGGCTTGTGGGCAAGCCCTCCCTGTAGCCATGCAGTTTTCAGTATGTCTTTCAGCCCACCAGGAAAAAGATAGCCCTGggtctctccttccccatcaaTGACTCCTCCAAGGCCCTCCAGCGCTGTCTGCAAATACCGCAAACCAAGGAGCACTAGAATCTGTGGGGGGAGCAAGTGGAAAGGGTGATTGTCAGTGGGTTTGGGGCCACAGAGCTGAAAGTAGAAGGAGTCAGGGCCCTTAGCCGACTAACCTGCAGCAATAAGGTGACAGCCAGAATACTTCCCAGTGTGCCTGACAAACCCTGCAGGTGTTCCAGCAGCACTTCATGGCACCCTTGGGCCCAGAGGTTTAGGTTGGGCTGCCGAGGATCGAAGAGTGGATGGGCATAGGGGTCTGAGAGTTGGCTTTGCAGGCAAGGCCGGGGTGAGTGGGGATTACAACAGGAGAAGGGGACGCCATCAATCAGATATAAACCTTCCACATTGCTCTGGATCCGGCTGCAAAGGCATAGACAAGATAGTCAGGAGGTGGCAGAGAGGCATCTGAGAGCAGGGGCAGTTGAGAGCAATGATTATACAACATTTACTGAGTTCTTCACTATCCAAGCTTGCATAATTCATTTATCTCCACAACTCTGTAAGATAGGAGCCTGTCTAGAAGATAAAGACGGGGCATAgttatctccattttacagatgaggaatgGGCCCACAGTGGTTTAGCAACATGCCCTGGGCTGATAAGTAGAATTATAACCCAGGCTCTCAGCCACCGTGCTCTATTTATTGCACGTCCAGGTAAGAATTTCAAGgctaaggaggaagaggaagacaaaagagaagCAAATCAGTCACTTACTCAACTACATCTTGGTCACTGGGGTCCAAGTAACGGTTGCTGACCCACTGAACACCAAACCAATCCTTGTAGCCATGGCGCCCGCAGCAATGGTACCTCAACTGCAACTCATCCATCAGACGTTTGGCCTGACAGCGTCCAGGCACCTCTGTGTCCTTGTAGTGAGCCAAGGCAGCCTCCAGGCCCTCCTCCAGTCCCTGGTTGAGACTTACTGGCAAAGCCAGGGCTAGCCCCAGGGCAAGGGTCAGCAGCCCCCCACCTGCAGCGGTGCCAACCGCTAGCAGTGGAGTCAAGACCCCTCTCCAGGGTGGGTATTGAGCTGCATCCAGACTTGCCCGGCTGGCTCCTGCGCCTCCTAGCCCTGTGCCTAGAGCCACCGTTCCCGCTGCCAGGGCAGTCTGGGGCAGAGCAGGGAATGAACAAGAGGGTGCCAGGAAGGTACCAAGGTGCCCCAGCTGTACCAGAAGGTGCCCGCTACAAAGGAGGGTGAGGCCACCGACGAATGCCAGCAGCCAGGAGAGGAGCCAGATCCCCTGTGCCAAACGGATACGGGGTTGGAGGGGCAGCACCACGGGCAGCACCGGCGCCATCTCCCATCTCTGCCCAAGGGAGTGAGAAGCCGTCGGGGCTTGGGGTTGGCTAGGGCAGGCAGGATGCTGAGtcagcccagcctggcttcaacAGGGCTAATGCCACCCTGACCCCAATACCCTGGACATCCTTCCACTCCAGCCTTAATAACCCTCTGCCAGCTCCGATTCAGGATGCTTCTTAGCCTTGCCCTTTAGGAAAGGCCCCGCCCCCGGGCTTAAGGCCCATTTCGTGACCCCGCCCTGCCCTTTCGCGGAAGTGAGAGTTTGGAACGCTGGGCTCCAGGCTTAAGAGACCCAGATCTCAAGCTCTGCGTCccctcccaggtcctctgggagccTGCGGGCCGGAAGCCGGGCTAGAGCCTGGCGGGGTGAA from Mus caroli chromosome 19, CAROLI_EIJ_v1.1, whole genome shotgun sequence encodes the following:
- the B3gat3 gene encoding galactosylgalactosylxylosylprotein 3-beta-glucuronosyltransferase 3, whose translation is MKLKLKNVFLAYFLVSIAGLLYALVQLGQPCDCLPPLRAAAEQLRQKDLRISQLQADLRRPPPVPAQPPEPEALPTIYVITPTYARLVQKAELVRLSQTLSLVPRLHWLLVEDAEGPTPLVSGLLAASGLLFTHLAVLTPKAQRLREGEPGWVRPRGVEQRNKALDWLRGKGGAVGGEQDPPPPGTQGVVYFADDDNTYSRELFKEMRWTRGVSVWPVGLVGGLRFEGPQVQDGRVVGFHTAWEPNRPFPLDMAGFAVALPLLLAKPNAQFDATAPRGHLESSLLSHLVDPKDLEPRAANCTQVLVWHTRTEKPKMKQEEQLQRQGQGSDPAIEV
- the Rom1 gene encoding rod outer segment membrane protein 1 — translated: MAPVLPVVLPLQPRIRLAQGIWLLSWLLAFVGGLTLLCSGHLLVQLGHLGTFLAPSCSFPALPQTALAAGTVALGTGLGGAGASRASLDAAQYPPWRGVLTPLLAVGTAAGGGLLTLALGLALALPVSLNQGLEEGLEAALAHYKDTEVPGRCQAKRLMDELQLRYHCCGRHGYKDWFGVQWVSNRYLDPSDQDVVDRIQSNVEGLYLIDGVPFSCCNPHSPRPCLQSQLSDPYAHPLFDPRQPNLNLWAQGCHEVLLEHLQGLSGTLGSILAVTLLLQILVLLGLRYLQTALEGLGGVIDGEGETQGYLFPGGLKDILKTAWLQGGLAHKPAPEEAPPDEEPPKEVLAEA